The Cervus canadensis isolate Bull #8, Minnesota chromosome X, ASM1932006v1, whole genome shotgun sequence genome contains a region encoding:
- the LOC122435815 gene encoding histone H2A-Bbd type 2/3-like, which produces MPRKRGRRRSSGRCTALHELSFFMSHMERLLREGHYAQRLSSSAPIFLAAIMQHLTAKVLELAGNKAQNSGQRHITPELVGMAVHHNALLSGSFGMKTISLVAPARH; this is translated from the coding sequence ATGCCAAGGAAAAGGGGCCGTCGAAGGTCGTCTGGTCGCTGCACTGCCCTTCACGAGCTGTCTTTCTTCATGAGCCACATGGAGCGCCTCCTGCGGGAAGGCCACTATGCCCAGCGCCTGAGCTCTTCCGCACCCATCTTCCTAGCAGCCATCATGCAGCACCTGACTGCCAAGGTACTGGAGCTGGCAGGCAACAAGGCCCAGAACAGCGGTCAGAGGCACATCACCCCAGAGCTGGTGGGCATGGCGGTCCACCACAATGCTCTGCTCAGCGGCTCTTTTGGGATGAAAACTATCTCCCTGGTGGCCCCAGCCCGGCACTAG